The DNA sequence TATCTTGCCATTGATGTGCCCTCTCAAGCATTCAACTATTGATTTTCTCAGTGAACCAGATGTTGGCAATTGGATGCAAATCCATTCTACCAGTGAATCCAAACCTTTGGCAAGTTCACGCATGTTCAAGACCAGAAGTTTAGGTATCATCAGCTTCCTCGTCGAAGTTACTACTATTGAAGCTTGTAAGTACTCTAATTTCGCCTTTTCTAACTCACTGATCACACCTTCTGCAGTATATATCCTTACCTGAACATAGAACAAGTAAAATGACTAGTTCTAGAAAAATATACTTTAAACAATTTTACTTACTGCAGGCGAAGATTTATTCCCGGCGCATAATGCGAATATAATGTTTGGCTCTGATTGTTCCAATGCATACATGCTCTGAATTGAATCTTCATTCTCGTCTTTGTTGTCTTTGgcctataatttatttatatatcataattaaGAAGTATTCTTGGAAAATTATAAACAACGTATGTACTCACTTCCTTGATGTTTGAAGGTTGTCTCAAGATTAAATGCTCTATTGCTAATGCATTGAGTTTGTTCCCTCCAATGTTGAGCACAGCCTACATAAATCATAGTtagaaacaaaatgaaatctTTAACATAAACACGTCGGTAAATGAAACTACCTTGTTCCTCAATGCAAGTATTTTCTCAGGGTCTGAAGGCAAACCATGCTCTAGAAATCCCTGAAAAAGATACATAGTTCATGAATTTTGTCTTTTCTGTCAAACTCTGTCTTGAGTTCAGAGAAATAAAGTTTGAGCAATCTTATGTACATGCATTATACATGTATTGTACATGTTGATCCAGAATGCAAGTTTCTGTTGGTGATTCAAGAATCTCAAGTCCACTTCTTCAAGATTGTTCAATAATCCCCTATAAACAGAAAAGAAAGGCAAACTATATATAACAAATGCCTATGGCGTGACTCTAGAAACAATAATTTTGAAACCGTACTATTGTTCCATCTCACCTTAGTTTCTTAAGTAGTGGAAGTGAAGTAGAGATGCCCTTCGAATCCAATGAACTTGTTGTGAATTGGACGAGATTCTTGTAAGGACCAATGTCTCGTGTTATTGAATCTTCAATCTCGAAAACACCATAAGGATCCTTTTGGCCTAACTCTCTTTGAGTTGTTTGGCTTGTCTTTGTGTTTAAGCCACCTTCAATTCTAAGACTTCTTGAGAGTATTGATGAAGGCAAAGACCTTGACAAGTTTCCTGATTTCTCAATCTCTAATGTCCTTGTTGTTCTCAACAACCTCAGAAAAACGCAAATCAAAACATTTCATGATACTTTCCGATAATTTGTTTGCTTGCAAATTCAGAATACTTTTCTTGGCTAAGTTGTCTGCTGAATCCTGCACAATCATGATCAACATTATTTCTGAAAACATTCCATAAAACTTCAGGAAAAAAAAGTCGAATTTTACTGACTTTTGTTATATGTTGCCTTGGGAGTAGTAACTTAGGAGAGGATTGATTTTCTACAACAATTTCACTTTTCTTCAGTCTAAACCtttggttttcctttttttcgGCAATTTCTTTTTTCACCTTGTTGTTAAATCCATGCATTATGTATCCTCCGTTGATTGCTTGGTTGATGAAGAACATTGGCTTTGTCTCCAATGTTACCTTCTCATGAAATGAAGTGATTCTTGAGGATTGGTTGAAAGATGCTGAATGTTGATCAGAAGCTTGTGACATAATTCTTGCACTCATATCGaacttatcatcatcatcattttttcttctatattttgttCGCAATTCTTGTTCATCGCTAATGTCCTGCTGTATTTTCCCGATCTCACCTTCGAGTCTTGCTATCTCTTCTTCTACCATTACAAGTTCCGCTAAGAGCTCTTTCGCCTGTTCATACTTCAGATATATAAACATCGAAACTCATGAGCTTAATTATGATGATAAAAACAGTGAAAACCTTTTTTGGAAGAAAGCTTGGAATTTGAAGCATGGTTCCATTTGCACATGGAAGCAATGCTCGCTCTAGTACTTGGTGAACTTTCTCTTCGTTTTCGAGCATTTTCTGCAATTTTGACACCTGCATTTTCATATTCATGTTGACATTTGTATAATTTAACAATGTCAAACTATTAAAGAGTTACAAAAgaatttatgattaatttttttactttatccTTTGCTTCTTGCACTAGTAATCAAATTTCAACACCATGCCccatgattttgaaaaatttcagaATAAGTTAGTGGTATGAACACTATAAATATTCATAGGGAAAACCTTTTgcaaattaatgaattaatacTTTAGAAAACAAGCTCCTTCCTTAGTCTAAAGAGATTCTCAATTCTAGAAAATACCTCTTGTTCAAGTTGAACCCTTCTCTTTTCACCACCAACTTCAAACCTctttttctgaaaataaaaaattcatataacaTCAATAGAAACCCAATAATACTTTTTTCTCTTGCCTTGAATACAATAAACTCATGTATGCATAAACACATGAACAACAAGAACCAAGATGAAATACATATAAGATATGATCTTCAACTCACCATGTTAGGAACGATGGTGGTGTTACCATGGTTTGCATGAGCCATGAGAGACATGGCAGATAGATACAAGAATTGATGAGAAGAGTACTATAAAACAAGAATG is a window from the Dioscorea cayenensis subsp. rotundata cultivar TDr96_F1 chromosome 2, TDr96_F1_v2_PseudoChromosome.rev07_lg8_w22 25.fasta, whole genome shotgun sequence genome containing:
- the LOC120272323 gene encoding LOW QUALITY PROTEIN: uncharacterized protein LOC120272323 (The sequence of the model RefSeq protein was modified relative to this genomic sequence to represent the inferred CDS: deleted 1 base in 1 codon); its protein translation is MSLMAHANHGNTTIVPNMKKRFEVGGEKRRVQLEQEVSKLQKMLENEEKVHQVLERALLPCANGTMLQIPSFLPKKAKELLAELVMVEEEIARLEGEIGKIQQDISDEQELRTKYRRKNDDDDKFDMSARIMSQASDQHSASFNQSSRITSFHEKVTLETKPMFFINQAINGGYIMHGFNNKVKKEIAEKKENQRFRLKKSEIVVENQSSPKLLLPRQHITKDSADNLAKKSILNLQANKLSESIMKCLICVFLRLLRTTRTLEIEKSGNLSRSLPSSILSRSLRIEGGLNTKTSQTTQRELGQKDPYGVFEIEDSITRDIGPYKNLVQFTTSSLDSKGISTSLPLLKKLRGLLNNLEEVDLRFLNHQQKLAFWINMYNTCIMHGFLEHGLPSDPEKILALRNKAVLNIGGNKLNALAIEHLILRQPSNIKEAKDNKDENEDSIQSMYALEQSEPNIIFALCAGNKSSPAVRIYTAEGVISELEKAKLEYLQASIVVTSTRKLMIPKLLVLNMRELAKGLDSLVEWICIQLPTSGSLRKSIVECLRGHINGKISDAVCVIPCDMEFQYLLPK